A genomic window from Pyxicephalus adspersus chromosome 2, UCB_Pads_2.0, whole genome shotgun sequence includes:
- the LOC140323538 gene encoding securin-like produces the protein MATLIYVDQENGDIASTFPKDLSKKTSSAKTLLKTQPGKVFVKSETVVKPRKALGNVNKQVVNTAVPNQKGAPKAKKSAPVTKQVSEVCVKPSKPSYPEIEKCFPYNPADFETFDVPEEHKLSHLYLAGVPLIVHENDSAKFDALLAQEPAPMDIPLFSWDSDISSTLPSFLGTLDDIALDLPEMISETCRKSRKQSYPEIEKCLPYDPSDFETFDVPEEHKLSHLCLAGVPLLVHKNDAASLLFQEPAPMDIPDFKWESDTSSSLLSFLTTLDEITLDLP, from the exons ATGGCAACTTTGATTTATGTTGACCAGGAAAATGGTGACATTGCTTCTACCTTCCCCAAGGATCTCAGTAAGAAAACAAGCTCTG CCAAAACTCTTTTAAAGACTCAACCAGGTAAAGTGTTTGTCAAATCTGAAACTGTGGTAAAACCAAGGAAAGCTCTGGGAAATGTCAATAAGCAGGTTGTCAACACTGCTGTACCAAACCAGAAAGGTGCCCCCAAAGCGAAGAAGTCTGCTCCGGTTACCAAGCAG GTTTCTGAAGTTTGTGTCAAGCCTAGCAAACCAAGCTACCCTGAGATTGAGAAGTGTTTCCCTTACAATCCTGCAG ACTTTGAAACCTTTGATGTCCCAGAAGAGCACAAGCTGAGCCATCTCTACCTTGCTGGTGTTCCTCTTATTGTGCATGAGAATGACTCTGCCAAGTTTGATGCATTGCTGGCTCAGGAGCCAGCTCCAATGGATATTCCACTCTTTAGCTGGGATTCAG ataTCTCAAGCACACTTCCATCCTTCCTGGGGACACTGGATGATATTGCCCTTGACTTGCCTGAGATG ATTTCTGAAACCTGCCGTAAATCTAGAAAACAAAGCTACCCTGAGATTGAGAAGTGTCTTCCTTATGATCCATCAG ATTTTGAAACCTTTGATGTCCCAGAAGAACACAAGCTGAGCCATCTCTGCCTTGCTGGAGTTCCACTTCTTGTGCACAAGAATGACGCTGCTAGTTTGTTGTTCCAGGAGCCAGCTCCAATGGATATTCCAGACTTTAAATGGGAGTCAG ataCATCAAGCTCACTTCTATCTTTCCTGACAACACTTGATGAGATCACGCTAGACTTGCCTTAG
- the LOC140323537 gene encoding aurora kinase B-A-like has translation MMSYKENLNPIYKFTTPSSILAAQRVLRKEQCQSASSSAARVAGRVPVTENQPDKPTESNKKFTMDDFQVGRPLGKGKFGNVYLARHKETKFILALKVLFKSQLEKEGVEHQLRREIEIQSHLRHPNILRMYNYFHDRKRIYLMLEFAPRGELYKELQICGRFDEQRSATIIEELADALQYCHERKVIHRDIKPENLLMGYKGELKIADFGWSVHAPSLRRRTLCGTLDYLPPEMIEGKIHDEKVDLWCTGVLCYELLVGSPPFETPSHAETHRRIVKVDLRFPSYLSDGSKDLISKLLKYIPAQRLPLKSVIEHPWVRANSRRIMPPCFESSLAN, from the exons ATGATGTCCTACAAGGAGAATCTAAACCCCATCTATAAG TTCACAACGCCATCCAGTATCTTGGCGGCACAGAGGGTGCTGAGAAAAGAGCAATGCCAATCGGCTTCCAGCTCGGCTGCAAGAG TGGCTGGTAGAGTGCCAGTGACTGAGAATCAGCCTGATAAACCAACAGAAAG taataaaaaatttacaatgGACGACTTTCAAGTTGGCCGTCCTCTGGGTAAGGGCAAGTTTGGTAACGTCTACCTGGCTCGTCACAAGGAGACCAAGTTTATCTTGGCCTTGAAGGTTCTCTTCAAATCCCAGCTGGAGAAGGAAGGAGTGGAGCATCAGTTGAGGAGGGAGATCGAAATCCAGTCTCATCTCAG GCATCCAAATATTCTCCGTATGTATAACTATTTTCATGACCGCAAGCGTATCTACCTGATGCTGGAATTTGCTCCACGGGGAGAGCTGTACAAAGAGCTTCAAATATGTGGTCGATTTGATGAACAGAGAAGTGCCACG ATTATAGAGGAACTTGCAGATGCCCTTCAGTACTGCCATGAGAGGAAGGTTATCCATCGAGATATCAAGCCAGAGAATCTTCTGATGGGATACAAGGGGGAGCTGAAAATTGCAGACTTTGGCTGGTCTGTTCACGCCCCTTCACTCAG GAGACGCACTCTGTGTGGCACACTGGACTATCTACCACCAGAGATGATTGAAGGCAAGATCCATGATGAAAAGGTGGATTTGTGGTGCACAGGGGTTCTCTGCTATGAGCTACTGGTTGGGTCACCACCTTTCGAGACCCCCTCTCATGCGGAGACCCATCGCAGGATAGTTAAG GTTGACCTACGTTTTCCTTCTTACCTATCTGATGGATCCAAAGACCTTATCAgcaaacttttaaaatacatcCCAGCGCAGCGCCTGCCACTCAAAAGTGTTATTGAGCATCCGTGGGTGCGTGCTAACTCTCGTCGGATCATGCCACCATGTTTCGAATCTAGCCTGGCCAACTAG